From the genome of Papaver somniferum cultivar HN1 chromosome 2, ASM357369v1, whole genome shotgun sequence, one region includes:
- the LOC113350038 gene encoding uncharacterized protein LOC113350038 isoform X1, with the protein MAHGGYGKRRVSTRRPVSRRSKGFGIEKKPKSISLKNQIRSIERILRKSISPEVREVQEKKLEELKRQQEIQTRLAVERRMFLRDRKIKFLERRMIERRIRRLERQYHRTLSSNNTREAEIASQLSKLKEDLEYVRFFPKTEKYVSLFIGGDEADMVDRRNRLREQIKVNLIAAAASGKDVEETGSEDDGLLDMSDDDFFLTGSSSDEADADDEWTDKSAREQASSASGKAASGMSSDEKNQRLICARVLMPPPRPSIKSFRNACNSRTRFGGGGASSSMVPSIEEVELSISGNMSRSWEGSSSRNGGGSSNGQTSQSSNLSSNSDAHMPRRKRRPKKKNKLKKNLSVAGGVASLFEELFLEKGVVLSSLRSQLVGVDEHHYSRSYFWKRESFCHPCVRNWLVLMVGFLPWENIAKFSVPVSKIYSTYDFAKNLDCIDSVPAKSAS; encoded by the exons ATGGCTCACGGTGGATATGGAAAACGTAGGGTTTCAACACGAAGACCCGTTAGTCGTCGATCGAAGGGATTTGGAATTGAGAAGAAACCTAAATCAATTTCCCTGAAGAATCAAATTCGATCAATTGAACGAATTCTTCGTAAG AGCATTTCACCTGAAGTGAGAGAAGtacaagaaaagaaattggaagagCTTAAGAGACAACAGGAGATTCAAACACGTTTGGCGGTAGAGCGCAGAATGTTTTTGCGTGATagaaagatcaaatttttgg AGAGAAGAATGATAGAGAGGAGAATACGGCGGTTGGAGAGACAATATCACCGTACATTATCTAGTAATAATACACGAGAAGCAGAAATTGCTTCGCAGCTTTCCAAATTGAAGGAAGATCTTGAATATGTTAGG TTCTTCCCAAAGACTGAGAAATATGTATCGTTATTTATTGGAGGCGATGAAGCAGATATGGTTGATAGGAGGAACAGGTTGCGCGAGCAAATTAAAGTTAACTTAATTGCTGCCGCAGCTAGTGGGAAGGATGTTGAAG AGACGGGTAGTGAGGATGATGGTCTTTTGGATATGAGTGACGATGactttttcttaactggaagctCAAGCGATGAAGCGGATGCTGATGATGAATGGACAGATAAAAGTGCTAG AGAACAAGCATCAAGTGCTTCTGGAAAAGCAGCATCTGGAATGTCTAGTGATGAAAAGAATCAG AGGCTGATCTGTGCTCGAGTCCTAATGCCTCCTCCTCGGCCATCAATAAAGTCATTCAGAAATGCATGCAATTCTAGAACAAGGTTTGGAGGAGGAGGTGCCTCATCAAGTATGGTGCCTTCCATAGAAGAGGTTGAATTATCTATATCTGGCAACATGTCACGTAGCTGGGAAGGCTCTTCCTCCAGAAATGGGGGAGGATCCTCAAATGGGCAAACAAGTCAGAGTAGTAATTTGAGTTCGAATTCAGATGCTCACATGCCACGAAGGAAACGGAGACCAAAAAAGAAGAATAAACTGAAG AAAAACTTGTCCGTTGCGGGAGGGGTAGCATCACTATTCGAGGAACTATTTCTGGAAAAGGGAGTCGTTTTGTCATCCTTGCGTTCGCAATTGGTTGGTGTTGATGAGCATCACTATTCGAGGAGCTATTTTTGGAAAAGGGAGTCGTTTTGTCATCCTTGCGTTCGCAATtggttggtgttgatggtgggtttTTTGCCATGGGAGAACATCGCAAAATTTTCAGTCCCCGTATCGAAAATATATAGTACGTATGATTTTGCAAAGAATCTGGATTGTATAGATTCGGTACCTGCTAAGTCCGCAAGCTAG
- the LOC113350038 gene encoding rRNA-processing protein EFG1-like isoform X2, translating to MAHGGYGKRRVSTRRPVSRRSKGFGIEKKPKSISLKNQIRSIERILRKSISPEVREVQEKKLEELKRQQEIQTRLAVERRMFLRDRKIKFLERRMIERRIRRLERQYHRTLSSNNTREAEIASQLSKLKEDLEYVRFFPKTEKYVSLFIGGDEADMVDRRNRLREQIKVNLIAAAASGKDVEETGSEDDGLLDMSDDDFFLTGSSSDEADADDEWTDKSAREQASSASGKAASGMSSDEKNQRLICARVLMPPPRPSIKSFRNACNSRTRFGGGGASSSMVPSIEEVELSISGNMSRSWEGSSSRNGGGSSNGQTSQSSNLSSNSDAHMPRRKRRPKKKNKLKVQFLGALMASFFLPRKTCPLREG from the exons ATGGCTCACGGTGGATATGGAAAACGTAGGGTTTCAACACGAAGACCCGTTAGTCGTCGATCGAAGGGATTTGGAATTGAGAAGAAACCTAAATCAATTTCCCTGAAGAATCAAATTCGATCAATTGAACGAATTCTTCGTAAG AGCATTTCACCTGAAGTGAGAGAAGtacaagaaaagaaattggaagagCTTAAGAGACAACAGGAGATTCAAACACGTTTGGCGGTAGAGCGCAGAATGTTTTTGCGTGATagaaagatcaaatttttgg AGAGAAGAATGATAGAGAGGAGAATACGGCGGTTGGAGAGACAATATCACCGTACATTATCTAGTAATAATACACGAGAAGCAGAAATTGCTTCGCAGCTTTCCAAATTGAAGGAAGATCTTGAATATGTTAGG TTCTTCCCAAAGACTGAGAAATATGTATCGTTATTTATTGGAGGCGATGAAGCAGATATGGTTGATAGGAGGAACAGGTTGCGCGAGCAAATTAAAGTTAACTTAATTGCTGCCGCAGCTAGTGGGAAGGATGTTGAAG AGACGGGTAGTGAGGATGATGGTCTTTTGGATATGAGTGACGATGactttttcttaactggaagctCAAGCGATGAAGCGGATGCTGATGATGAATGGACAGATAAAAGTGCTAG AGAACAAGCATCAAGTGCTTCTGGAAAAGCAGCATCTGGAATGTCTAGTGATGAAAAGAATCAG AGGCTGATCTGTGCTCGAGTCCTAATGCCTCCTCCTCGGCCATCAATAAAGTCATTCAGAAATGCATGCAATTCTAGAACAAGGTTTGGAGGAGGAGGTGCCTCATCAAGTATGGTGCCTTCCATAGAAGAGGTTGAATTATCTATATCTGGCAACATGTCACGTAGCTGGGAAGGCTCTTCCTCCAGAAATGGGGGAGGATCCTCAAATGGGCAAACAAGTCAGAGTAGTAATTTGAGTTCGAATTCAGATGCTCACATGCCACGAAGGAAACGGAGACCAAAAAAGAAGAATAAACTGAAG GTACAATTCCTTGGGGCATTGATGGCTTCTTTTTTTCTCCCTAGAAAAACTTGTCCGTTGCGGGAGGGGTAG
- the LOC113350038 gene encoding rRNA-processing protein EFG1-like isoform X3, with product MAHGGYGKRRVSTRRPVSRRSKGFGIEKKPKSISLKNQIRSIERILRKSISPEVREVQEKKLEELKRQQEIQTRLAVERRMFLRDRKIKFLERRMIERRIRRLERQYHRTLSSNNTREAEIASQLSKLKEDLEYVRFFPKTEKYVSLFIGGDEADMVDRRNRLREQIKVNLIAAAASGKDVEETGSEDDGLLDMSDDDFFLTGSSSDEADADDEWTDKSAREQASSASGKAASGMSSDEKNQRLICARVLMPPPRPSIKSFRNACNSRTRFGGGGASSSMVPSIEEVELSISGNMSRSWEGSSSRNGGGSSNGQTSQSSNLSSNSDAHMPRRKRRPKKKNKLKV from the exons ATGGCTCACGGTGGATATGGAAAACGTAGGGTTTCAACACGAAGACCCGTTAGTCGTCGATCGAAGGGATTTGGAATTGAGAAGAAACCTAAATCAATTTCCCTGAAGAATCAAATTCGATCAATTGAACGAATTCTTCGTAAG AGCATTTCACCTGAAGTGAGAGAAGtacaagaaaagaaattggaagagCTTAAGAGACAACAGGAGATTCAAACACGTTTGGCGGTAGAGCGCAGAATGTTTTTGCGTGATagaaagatcaaatttttgg AGAGAAGAATGATAGAGAGGAGAATACGGCGGTTGGAGAGACAATATCACCGTACATTATCTAGTAATAATACACGAGAAGCAGAAATTGCTTCGCAGCTTTCCAAATTGAAGGAAGATCTTGAATATGTTAGG TTCTTCCCAAAGACTGAGAAATATGTATCGTTATTTATTGGAGGCGATGAAGCAGATATGGTTGATAGGAGGAACAGGTTGCGCGAGCAAATTAAAGTTAACTTAATTGCTGCCGCAGCTAGTGGGAAGGATGTTGAAG AGACGGGTAGTGAGGATGATGGTCTTTTGGATATGAGTGACGATGactttttcttaactggaagctCAAGCGATGAAGCGGATGCTGATGATGAATGGACAGATAAAAGTGCTAG AGAACAAGCATCAAGTGCTTCTGGAAAAGCAGCATCTGGAATGTCTAGTGATGAAAAGAATCAG AGGCTGATCTGTGCTCGAGTCCTAATGCCTCCTCCTCGGCCATCAATAAAGTCATTCAGAAATGCATGCAATTCTAGAACAAGGTTTGGAGGAGGAGGTGCCTCATCAAGTATGGTGCCTTCCATAGAAGAGGTTGAATTATCTATATCTGGCAACATGTCACGTAGCTGGGAAGGCTCTTCCTCCAGAAATGGGGGAGGATCCTCAAATGGGCAAACAAGTCAGAGTAGTAATTTGAGTTCGAATTCAGATGCTCACATGCCACGAAGGAAACGGAGACCAAAAAAGAAGAATAAACTGAAG GTATGA